A genome region from Bradyrhizobium commune includes the following:
- a CDS encoding Vgb family protein codes for MKRSAAEIVREYGPFEGVKAVHGVSYDGTHVWFASGDKLNAVDPASGEIARSIDVAAHAGTAFDGRHLFQIAEDRIQKIDAATGKVLTSIPAPGGGGDSGLAWAEGSLWVGQYRERKIHQIDPATGKVLRTIESNRFVTGVTWVDGELWHGTWEGDDSDVRRIDPDTGRVLEQLDLPAGTMVSGLESDGGDRLFCGGGDRGNVRAVRRPRRTAPR; via the coding sequence ATGAAGCGTTCAGCCGCCGAGATTGTCAGGGAGTACGGACCCTTTGAGGGCGTCAAAGCCGTGCATGGCGTCAGCTATGACGGCACCCATGTCTGGTTCGCATCCGGCGACAAGTTGAATGCGGTGGATCCTGCGAGCGGAGAGATCGCGCGCTCGATCGATGTCGCCGCGCATGCGGGAACGGCGTTCGATGGAAGGCACCTGTTCCAGATCGCCGAAGACCGCATCCAGAAGATCGACGCCGCGACCGGAAAAGTGCTGACGAGCATCCCGGCACCTGGCGGCGGCGGCGACTCCGGATTGGCCTGGGCCGAGGGCTCGCTCTGGGTCGGTCAATACCGCGAGCGCAAGATCCATCAGATCGATCCGGCGACCGGCAAGGTTCTACGCACCATCGAAAGCAACCGCTTCGTCACCGGCGTGACCTGGGTCGACGGCGAGCTCTGGCATGGCACCTGGGAGGGCGACGACAGCGACGTGCGACGGATTGATCCTGACACGGGCAGGGTGCTGGAGCAGCTCGACCTGCCGGCAGGGACGATGGTCTCGGGGCTGGAGTCCGATGGCGGAGATCGCCTTTTCTGCGGCGGCGGAGATCGCGGCAATGTGAGAGCGGTCCGTCGTCCCCGGCGCACGGCGCCACGATAA
- a CDS encoding helix-turn-helix domain-containing protein, translated as MESLITAAARALEAGDPLGALNRVALRNDAPSLALRGIAMAQLGDLAKAKVLLRNAARAFGPREAVARARCVVAEAEIALVSRDLSWPVKTLAAARATLEKHGDLANAAHAGHIEARRLLLLGRADEAERTLAEIGTSPLLPASQVVRELVIAGIAIRRLRTKDARAALDRAARAARQAKIPALSAEVDSANLVLDTPTARLIARGSEHPLLLGEVEKLATSAALVVDTFHHSVRKQDVVVSLGTRPVLFALARILAQAWPADVSREALIAGPFQAKNADESHRARLRVEIGRLRTQLKPLADISATKQGFVLAPRKTRDVLVLARPVEEKHADVLALLSDGEPWSSSALALALGTSARTVQRSLEELARSNKVQSFGQGRARRWMTPPVPGFPTGLLLPGPILKT; from the coding sequence ATGGAGTCGCTGATCACGGCCGCGGCGCGCGCACTCGAGGCCGGCGATCCGCTCGGCGCGCTGAACCGGGTGGCGCTGCGCAACGATGCCCCCTCGCTCGCGCTGCGCGGCATCGCGATGGCGCAGCTTGGCGATCTCGCAAAGGCCAAGGTACTGCTGCGGAACGCTGCGCGCGCCTTCGGCCCGCGAGAAGCAGTCGCGCGCGCAAGGTGCGTGGTGGCCGAAGCCGAGATCGCGCTCGTGTCGCGTGACCTGAGCTGGCCGGTGAAAACGCTCGCAGCCGCACGCGCAACGCTCGAAAAGCACGGTGATCTCGCCAACGCCGCCCATGCCGGCCATATCGAGGCCCGCCGCCTTCTCCTGCTTGGACGCGCCGATGAGGCGGAGCGCACGCTGGCCGAGATCGGCACCTCCCCGCTCCTGCCTGCATCGCAGGTCGTCCGCGAGCTCGTAATCGCCGGCATCGCAATCAGGCGGCTCAGGACGAAAGACGCGCGCGCCGCGCTCGACCGCGCGGCTCGCGCCGCGCGGCAGGCAAAAATCCCGGCACTCTCGGCAGAGGTCGACAGCGCAAACCTCGTCCTCGACACGCCGACAGCGCGCCTGATCGCGCGCGGCAGCGAGCACCCGTTGCTGCTCGGGGAGGTCGAAAAGCTGGCGACCTCGGCGGCGCTTGTCGTGGACACGTTCCATCATTCCGTGCGCAAGCAGGACGTGGTCGTGTCGCTCGGAACGCGCCCGGTGCTGTTCGCGCTCGCCCGCATCCTGGCGCAGGCGTGGCCTGCGGATGTCTCGCGAGAGGCGCTGATTGCGGGCCCATTTCAAGCGAAGAACGCCGATGAGTCGCACCGCGCGCGGTTGCGCGTCGAGATCGGACGGCTTCGCACCCAGCTCAAGCCATTGGCCGACATCAGCGCGACGAAGCAGGGTTTTGTGCTGGCGCCGCGGAAGACGCGCGACGTCCTCGTGCTGGCGCGGCCCGTCGAAGAAAAGCACGCCGACGTGCTCGCCCTCCTCTCCGATGGCGAGCCCTGGTCGAGCTCGGCGCTCGCGCTGGCGCTGGGAACGAGCGCGCGCACAGTGCAGCGATCCCTTGAAGAGCTCGCGCGATCGAACAAGGTGCAGTCCTTCGGGCAGGGGCGCGCACGCCGCTGGATGACGCCGCCCGTCCCCGGTTTCCCGACAGGCTTGTTACTCCCCGGGCCGATCCTGAAGACGTAA
- a CDS encoding DUF899 domain-containing protein has translation MTTATQSANNGQPAMQTPPVVSPQDWEAARQQLLVKEKAHTRARDALAAERRRMPWMEVDKTYAFEVPSGKASLLDLFQGRKQLILYRAFFEPGVFGWPDHACRGCSMVADQVAHVSHLNARDTTLVFASRAPQADIARLKQRMGWEIPWVTITDSFDADFGVGEWHGTNVFYRDGMRIFRTYLIKSRGDEQMGGTWNYLDITPLGRQEPWEDSPAGYPQSPTYKWWNWNDSYAEGAAPDKKWVEVSDAGEKALREKGAQ, from the coding sequence ATGACGACAGCCACTCAATCAGCCAACAACGGACAGCCCGCCATGCAAACACCGCCAGTGGTGTCGCCGCAAGACTGGGAGGCAGCCCGGCAGCAACTGCTCGTGAAGGAAAAGGCGCATACCCGTGCCCGCGACGCACTCGCTGCCGAACGCCGGCGCATGCCGTGGATGGAGGTGGACAAAACCTACGCATTCGAGGTGCCCTCGGGCAAGGCCAGTCTGCTCGACCTGTTCCAGGGTCGAAAGCAGCTCATCCTCTACCGGGCCTTCTTCGAGCCGGGCGTGTTCGGCTGGCCGGATCACGCCTGCCGCGGCTGCTCCATGGTGGCCGACCAGGTCGCCCATGTCTCCCATTTGAACGCCCGCGACACCACGCTGGTGTTCGCCTCGCGTGCGCCGCAGGCCGATATCGCGCGGCTGAAGCAGCGGATGGGCTGGGAGATCCCGTGGGTCACCATCACCGACAGTTTTGACGCCGATTTCGGCGTCGGCGAGTGGCACGGCACCAACGTGTTCTACCGCGACGGGATGCGCATCTTCCGCACCTATCTGATCAAGAGCCGCGGCGACGAGCAGATGGGCGGCACCTGGAACTACCTCGACATCACCCCGCTTGGTCGCCAGGAGCCCTGGGAGGATTCGCCGGCAGGCTATCCGCAGAGCCCGACCTACAAATGGTGGAACTGGAACGACAGCTACGCGGAAGGTGCTGCGCCCGACAAGAAATGGGTCGAGGTGTCGGACGCCGGCGAGAAGGCGCTGCGCGAGAAGGGCGCGCAGTGA
- a CDS encoding GIY-YIG nuclease family protein, with the protein MTEGAWIYILKCADGSYYIGTTRTELKIRVAQHNAGTFGGYTKSRRPVTLIFSQWFNNITDAIECERKLKKWSRAKKEAFMRSDFSELHELAQRGSHHPSRRPPSAGPQDEG; encoded by the coding sequence ATGACCGAAGGCGCGTGGATCTACATTCTCAAATGTGCTGATGGCAGCTACTACATCGGTACGACACGGACAGAGCTCAAGATCAGAGTAGCGCAGCACAACGCCGGCACATTCGGCGGCTATACAAAGTCGCGCAGACCCGTGACGCTGATCTTCTCACAATGGTTCAATAACATCACCGACGCGATTGAGTGCGAACGAAAACTCAAGAAATGGAGCCGCGCCAAGAAGGAAGCCTTCATGCGCAGTGATTTTTCCGAACTGCATGAACTGGCGCAGCGCGGATCGCATCATCCTTCGAGACGCCCGCCTTCGGCGGGCCCTCAGGATGAGGGCTGA
- a CDS encoding L,D-transpeptidase: protein MFNLDTFKTYSRAVAFTAMAVTAIAFSGPAKAAPVQLFPFFQPLPPMTAPQPVQPYQPYQATPYQAAPSEDQDAVETPARFRRQTVSYATREPAGTVIIDTPNTYLYYVLGNGQAIRYGIGVGRDGFTWSGTQSVTKKAEWPDWTPPPEMIQRQPYLPRHMAGGPGNPLGARAMYLGGTVYRIHGTNAPETIGKHVSSGCIRLTNEDVSDLYSRVNVGTKVIVLPMTERRAELGTATR, encoded by the coding sequence ATGTTTAATCTGGACACGTTCAAGACGTATTCGCGCGCCGTTGCTTTCACTGCAATGGCCGTGACCGCAATCGCGTTCTCCGGTCCGGCCAAGGCCGCGCCCGTGCAGCTGTTTCCGTTCTTCCAGCCGCTGCCGCCGATGACCGCGCCGCAGCCGGTTCAGCCCTACCAGCCCTATCAGGCGACGCCTTACCAGGCCGCGCCGTCCGAGGATCAGGACGCCGTCGAGACCCCGGCCCGCTTCCGCCGCCAGACGGTGAGCTACGCGACCCGCGAGCCGGCGGGCACCGTCATCATCGATACGCCCAACACCTATCTCTATTACGTGCTCGGTAACGGCCAGGCGATTCGCTACGGCATCGGCGTCGGCCGCGACGGTTTCACCTGGTCCGGCACCCAGTCGGTGACCAAGAAGGCCGAGTGGCCGGACTGGACCCCGCCGCCGGAAATGATTCAGCGCCAGCCCTATCTGCCGCGCCACATGGCCGGCGGCCCCGGCAACCCGCTCGGCGCCCGCGCCATGTATCTCGGCGGCACCGTCTACCGCATCCACGGCACCAACGCCCCCGAGACCATCGGCAAGCACGTCTCCTCCGGCTGCATCCGCCTGACCAATGAAGACGTCTCCGACCTCTATTCCCGCGTCAACGTCGGCACCAAGGTGATCGTGCTGCCAATGACCGAGCGCCGCGCGGAGCTCGGCACCGCGACGCGGTAA
- a CDS encoding glycosyltransferase family 4 protein, with amino-acid sequence MRVLIATDAWHPQVNGVVRTLTSLAAAAKALDVEIDFVTPDGFRSWPLPTYPGIRIALPSGKEIARRIEKAAPEALHIATEGPIGWAARAYCRRNRLAFTTSYTTRFPEYVSVRTGIPDAVGYAVLRHFHDAAAMTMVATPSLRQELSGRGFKRLGFWGRGVNTELFHPDSPATLDLPRPIFMTMGRVAVEKNLEAFLSLDLPGTKVVVGDGPQKAALEKKYPNAVFLGEKKGADLTSHLAAADVFVFPSLTDTFGVVQLEALACGTPVAAFPVTGPKDVIADHPIGAIDHDLRTACLRALTMSRETCRNFALERSWENSARQFVGNLTSLQPSRILRASPVMARRPVRG; translated from the coding sequence ATGCGGGTATTAATCGCGACTGACGCCTGGCATCCGCAGGTTAACGGTGTGGTCCGGACGCTGACCTCGCTGGCGGCCGCCGCCAAGGCCCTCGATGTCGAGATCGACTTCGTGACGCCGGACGGCTTCCGGTCCTGGCCGCTACCGACCTATCCGGGTATTCGAATTGCGCTGCCGAGCGGCAAAGAGATCGCGCGGCGGATCGAGAAGGCGGCGCCGGAGGCCCTGCATATTGCGACCGAAGGTCCGATCGGCTGGGCCGCGCGGGCCTATTGCCGCCGCAACCGCCTCGCCTTCACGACGTCCTACACGACGCGTTTCCCCGAATATGTCTCGGTGCGGACCGGCATCCCTGATGCCGTCGGCTATGCCGTGCTGCGCCACTTCCACGATGCCGCCGCCATGACCATGGTGGCGACCCCGTCGCTGCGGCAGGAGCTCTCCGGGCGCGGCTTCAAGCGGCTCGGCTTCTGGGGCCGCGGCGTCAACACCGAGCTGTTCCATCCTGATTCGCCCGCCACGCTGGATCTGCCGCGGCCGATTTTCATGACCATGGGCCGCGTCGCTGTGGAGAAAAACCTCGAAGCGTTCCTCTCGCTCGATCTGCCCGGCACCAAGGTCGTCGTCGGCGACGGCCCGCAGAAGGCGGCGCTCGAGAAGAAGTATCCCAATGCCGTCTTCCTCGGCGAGAAGAAGGGTGCGGATCTCACTTCGCATCTTGCGGCTGCCGATGTGTTCGTCTTCCCAAGCCTCACCGACACGTTCGGCGTGGTGCAGCTGGAGGCGCTCGCCTGCGGCACGCCGGTTGCGGCCTTCCCGGTGACGGGTCCGAAGGACGTCATCGCCGATCATCCGATCGGGGCGATCGATCACGATCTGCGCACGGCCTGTCTGCGCGCGCTGACCATGTCGCGCGAGACCTGCCGCAACTTCGCGCTGGAGCGCTCCTGGGAGAACAGCGCGCGCCAGTTCGTCGGCAATCTCACCTCACTCCAGCCCAGCCGCATCCTGCGCGCCTCGCCGGTCATGGCGCGGCGGCCGGTGCGCGGCTGA
- a CDS encoding class I SAM-dependent methyltransferase: MAKIMNLDDTQQLDLTRGTVEQAYDRWAPVYDLVFGGVFAKGRAAAIAATNKIGGRVLEVGVGTGISLPMYAPHLRIFGTDISEAMLDKARQRVADGNLKNVEGLAVMDAEKLEFPDNSFDVVMAQYVVTAVPNPEKALDEFARVLRPGGELIILTRVSADAGMRRFIEQKLQPVVRPLGFRTAEFAWSRYAKWLSGAHGIELAERRLIPPLGHFSLVRFRKVDVAKAA; this comes from the coding sequence ATGGCTAAGATCATGAACCTTGACGACACCCAGCAGCTCGACCTCACCCGTGGGACGGTCGAGCAGGCTTACGACCGCTGGGCGCCCGTCTACGACCTCGTGTTCGGCGGCGTGTTCGCCAAGGGCCGGGCCGCGGCGATCGCAGCCACCAACAAGATCGGCGGCCGCGTGCTCGAGGTTGGCGTCGGTACCGGCATCTCGCTGCCGATGTATGCGCCGCATCTGCGCATCTTCGGCACCGACATTTCGGAAGCGATGCTGGACAAGGCGCGTCAGCGCGTCGCCGACGGCAATCTCAAGAACGTCGAGGGTCTCGCGGTGATGGATGCCGAGAAGCTCGAATTCCCCGACAATTCCTTCGACGTCGTGATGGCCCAATATGTCGTTACCGCGGTACCGAACCCGGAGAAGGCGCTCGACGAATTCGCCCGCGTGCTGCGTCCGGGCGGCGAGCTGATCATCCTCACCCGCGTCAGCGCCGACGCCGGCATGCGCCGCTTCATCGAGCAGAAGCTCCAGCCGGTGGTGCGTCCGCTCGGCTTCCGCACCGCCGAGTTTGCCTGGTCGCGTTACGCCAAGTGGCTGTCCGGCGCCCATGGCATCGAGCTCGCCGAACGCCGCCTGATTCCGCCGCTCGGCCATTTCTCGCTGGTGCGCTTCCGCAAGGTCGACGTCGCCAAGGCAGCCTGA
- a CDS encoding aminotransferase class III-fold pyridoxal phosphate-dependent enzyme, with protein sequence METTLPILSFSVAAAASAAAVFPKLKARVALSRAKHRSLAGHSKMSRRVARLLPFYEFEGDAYFGCDGAPANVVMQRKDAFFRLARLYADRYPKGRAMTREAAETISDLNFTESYRVPFQFSRLVREHLGTSTFMESSSGVTVTDVDGNTSYDLTGSYGVNIFGNDFYKECIEGSEKRAHALGPVLGPYHPVILENVQRLCQISGLDEVSFHMSGTEAVMQAVRLARYHTKRTHLVRFAGAYHGWWGDVQPGVGNPIAAHETYTLAEMSEKTLHVLRTRKDIACVLVNPLQGLHPNANAPGDSSLVDSSRGGNFDRAAYTEWLKQLREVCTERGIVLIFDEVFVGFRLAAGGAQEYFGVKADMVTYGKSLAGGLPVGVVCGKRELMRRFRDDRPADICFARGTFNSHPYVMTAMDEFLSRLASPNFRAIYDGLEATWNGRAQKLNQMMTDAKLPVQFANLSSIWTVKYTTPSRYNWMLQYYLRAEGLSLSWVGTGRLIFSLNYTDADFTEVAERFVRAAERMKADGFWWHDGALTNKNIKRQILKEMLAKRFGR encoded by the coding sequence ATGGAAACGACACTCCCGATTCTCTCATTTTCCGTGGCCGCCGCAGCGTCCGCTGCCGCCGTCTTCCCGAAGCTCAAGGCGCGCGTCGCGCTCTCCCGCGCCAAACACCGCTCGCTCGCCGGGCACTCCAAGATGTCGCGGCGGGTGGCGCGGCTGCTGCCGTTCTACGAGTTCGAGGGCGATGCGTATTTCGGCTGCGACGGTGCGCCGGCGAATGTGGTGATGCAACGCAAGGACGCCTTCTTCCGCCTCGCGCGCCTCTACGCCGATCGCTACCCCAAGGGCCGCGCGATGACCAGGGAAGCGGCGGAGACGATCTCCGACCTGAACTTCACCGAGAGCTACCGCGTGCCGTTCCAGTTCTCGCGTCTCGTCCGCGAGCATCTGGGCACCTCGACCTTCATGGAATCGTCCAGCGGCGTCACCGTCACGGACGTCGACGGCAACACCTCCTACGACCTCACCGGCTCCTACGGCGTCAACATCTTCGGTAACGACTTCTACAAGGAATGCATCGAGGGCTCCGAGAAGCGGGCGCATGCTCTCGGACCGGTGCTCGGCCCCTACCATCCCGTCATCCTCGAGAACGTGCAGCGGCTCTGCCAGATCTCGGGCCTCGACGAGGTCTCGTTCCACATGTCCGGCACCGAAGCCGTAATGCAGGCGGTGCGGCTCGCGCGTTACCACACCAAGCGCACCCATCTCGTTCGTTTCGCCGGCGCCTATCACGGCTGGTGGGGCGACGTGCAGCCCGGCGTCGGCAATCCGATCGCCGCGCACGAGACCTACACCCTCGCCGAGATGTCTGAGAAGACGCTGCACGTTCTGCGCACGCGCAAGGACATCGCCTGCGTGCTGGTCAACCCGCTGCAGGGCCTGCATCCGAATGCCAACGCGCCCGGCGATTCCTCGCTGGTCGACTCGTCCCGCGGCGGCAATTTCGACCGCGCGGCGTACACGGAATGGCTGAAGCAGCTGCGTGAGGTCTGCACCGAGCGCGGCATCGTGCTGATCTTCGACGAGGTCTTCGTCGGCTTCCGTCTCGCCGCCGGCGGTGCCCAGGAATATTTTGGCGTCAAGGCCGACATGGTGACCTACGGCAAGAGCCTCGCCGGCGGCCTGCCGGTCGGCGTGGTCTGCGGCAAACGCGAACTGATGCGCCGCTTCCGCGACGATCGCCCCGCCGACATCTGCTTCGCCCGCGGCACCTTCAACTCGCATCCCTACGTCATGACGGCGATGGACGAGTTCCTGAGCCGGCTCGCGAGCCCGAACTTCCGCGCCATCTATGACGGGCTGGAGGCGACCTGGAACGGCCGCGCGCAAAAGCTCAACCAGATGATGACCGACGCCAAGCTGCCGGTGCAGTTCGCCAATCTGTCGTCGATCTGGACTGTGAAATACACCACCCCGTCCCGCTACAACTGGATGCTGCAATATTACCTGCGCGCCGAGGGCCTGTCGCTGAGCTGGGTCGGCACCGGCCGGCTGATCTTCAGCCTCAACTACACCGATGCCGACTTCACCGAGGTCGCCGAGCGCTTCGTCCGCGCCGCCGAGAGGATGAAGGCCGACGGCTTCTGGTGGCACGACGGCGCGCTCACCAACAAGAACATCAAGCGGCAGATCTTGAAAGAGATGCTGGCCAAGCGCTTTGGGCGCTGA
- the asd gene encoding archaetidylserine decarboxylase (Phosphatidylserine decarboxylase is synthesized as a single chain precursor. Generation of the pyruvoyl active site from a Ser is coupled to cleavage of a Gly-Ser bond between the larger (beta) and smaller (alpha chains). It is an integral membrane protein.), whose product MTVKALIASFTQQEDLNFLLTNRIPRAAVTRFMGWFSKIENPLVRDGSIALWRLFSDLDLSEARKTHFESLHDCFTRELKPGLRPFDPDPSVVASPSDGIVGAHGRIADTELFQVKGAPYSLLDLLGDSALVDQHRNGSFVTLRLTSSMYHRFHAPCDAHIERVTLIHGDVWNVNPIALKRVERLFCKNERAVIRTHLSTGEAVTLVPVAAILVASIRLHFLDMVLNAQTCGPVNFPCDVNVTKGEELGWFEHGSTIIILAPGDFTFCDGIAEGMRIRAGQALLQKN is encoded by the coding sequence ATGACAGTCAAAGCCCTCATCGCCTCTTTCACCCAGCAGGAAGACCTCAACTTCCTGTTGACCAACCGCATCCCCCGCGCGGCCGTGACCCGCTTCATGGGCTGGTTCTCCAAGATCGAGAATCCGCTGGTGCGGGATGGCTCGATCGCCCTGTGGAGGCTGTTCTCCGACCTCGATCTGTCGGAGGCGCGGAAAACCCATTTCGAGAGCCTGCACGACTGCTTTACCCGCGAGCTGAAGCCCGGCCTGCGGCCCTTTGATCCCGACCCTTCCGTCGTCGCCAGCCCCTCGGACGGCATCGTCGGCGCCCATGGCCGGATTGCCGATACCGAGCTGTTCCAGGTCAAGGGTGCGCCCTATTCGCTGCTCGATCTCTTGGGCGATTCCGCCCTGGTCGACCAGCATCGCAACGGAAGCTTCGTCACGCTGCGGCTGACGTCGAGCATGTATCACCGCTTTCATGCGCCCTGTGATGCGCATATCGAGCGTGTCACGCTGATCCATGGCGACGTCTGGAACGTCAACCCGATCGCGCTGAAACGGGTCGAGCGGCTGTTCTGCAAGAATGAGCGCGCGGTGATCCGCACGCATTTGTCGACCGGCGAGGCGGTGACGCTGGTGCCGGTCGCTGCGATCCTGGTCGCAAGCATCCGTCTGCACTTCCTCGACATGGTGCTGAACGCGCAGACCTGCGGCCCGGTCAATTTTCCCTGCGATGTCAACGTGACCAAGGGCGAGGAGCTTGGCTGGTTCGAGCATGGCTCGACCATTATCATCCTCGCACCCGGCGATTTCACCTTCTGCGACGGCATTGCCGAAGGCATGCGCATCCGCGCCGGTCAAGCACTGCTGCAAAAAAACTAG
- a CDS encoding NUDIX hydrolase, producing MARAPVMAAGGIVLRRGDTPLVAIVRQRKRNEWVLPKGKLDDGETPKEAAHREVLEETGHDVAIHEFLGTIAYQSGGRSKIVHFWRMEAEGGPVRKLMNDIKAVDWVPLEDAIARLSREYERAFLTQIGPVAIAASGLASSPAPEPTPPLAADDIDAALQTLTPAEAASVDELHHGLLQKVRAWLRGEA from the coding sequence ATGGCGCGGGCGCCGGTAATGGCGGCGGGTGGTATTGTGCTGCGGCGTGGCGACACGCCGCTGGTTGCAATCGTGCGCCAGCGCAAGCGCAATGAATGGGTCCTGCCCAAGGGCAAGCTCGACGACGGCGAGACGCCGAAGGAAGCCGCCCATCGCGAGGTGCTGGAGGAGACCGGCCACGACGTCGCCATCCACGAATTTCTGGGCACGATCGCCTACCAGTCCGGCGGCCGCTCCAAGATCGTGCATTTCTGGCGGATGGAGGCCGAGGGCGGCCCGGTTCGCAAGCTGATGAACGACATCAAGGCGGTGGACTGGGTGCCGCTGGAGGACGCGATCGCGCGACTGTCGCGCGAATATGAGCGCGCCTTCCTCACCCAGATCGGCCCGGTCGCCATTGCAGCCTCAGGTCTAGCGTCTTCGCCCGCGCCCGAGCCGACCCCGCCGCTCGCTGCCGACGACATCGACGCCGCCTTGCAGACGTTGACCCCTGCCGAAGCCGCCTCCGTCGACGAACTGCACCACGGCCTGCTGCAAAAGGTGAGGGCGTGGCTCCGCGGCGAGGCGTGA
- a CDS encoding FecR family protein, translated as MVAWRRVVLALPLLALPLAGSRDACASEAIELAQAQPQAHPAPAASPAPAATPTPATDAQSTAVEPIGNVATVTGIATVIRDKNSYPLKVRDDIYLNDVVRTSSNSSLGITFNDATTFNLSASARITIDNYVYEDGGKQNSAIFDIGKGTVAFVAAAVAKTGDMKIATPTATLGIRGTTGVVDVPENLTANTANNVNIKLYPDADGRVGHIDVNDRTSGVRLGALTQGSSGFAIRPGTGGPAGMRFAAVPITIPPQQLARDRGFVSQVHAAQTSGRQIVTEQRDFRRANPAAISRIPRPAQPPQQQQLRPNTAPGQQQPQRPNGQPGQNNRPGQQQQPGTPNRQGTQPGTQTPQRQGQGGAVQPGTPRAGQGQQQGQGPGQPAGQPRTGQGTQPGGASPTQQGATPQTPRTGLQPGQPGAQPAVQPQQGGVQRQPGLQQRLPGAQRPAAARKPALAPKEKKRR; from the coding sequence ATAGTGGCTTGGCGCCGCGTCGTGCTTGCTTTGCCGCTGCTGGCGCTGCCGCTGGCAGGCTCAAGGGATGCGTGCGCCTCTGAGGCGATCGAGCTTGCGCAGGCGCAGCCGCAAGCACACCCGGCGCCTGCGGCCTCGCCGGCGCCGGCTGCCACACCGACGCCGGCAACGGACGCGCAATCCACCGCTGTCGAACCGATCGGCAACGTCGCGACGGTGACGGGAATTGCGACCGTGATCCGCGACAAGAATTCATATCCGCTGAAGGTGCGCGACGACATCTATCTCAACGATGTCGTGCGGACCTCGTCGAACTCCTCGCTCGGCATCACCTTCAACGACGCGACCACGTTCAATCTCTCGGCCAGCGCCAGGATCACGATCGACAATTACGTATACGAGGACGGCGGCAAGCAGAATTCCGCGATCTTCGACATCGGCAAGGGTACGGTCGCCTTCGTTGCGGCGGCGGTAGCAAAGACCGGCGACATGAAGATCGCAACGCCAACCGCGACGCTCGGCATCCGCGGCACCACCGGCGTCGTCGACGTGCCCGAGAATCTGACCGCGAACACTGCGAACAACGTCAACATCAAGCTCTATCCCGACGCCGATGGCCGGGTCGGGCATATCGACGTCAACGACCGCACCAGTGGCGTACGTCTCGGCGCGCTGACGCAAGGATCGAGCGGCTTTGCGATTCGTCCGGGTACTGGTGGCCCCGCTGGCATGCGCTTCGCCGCGGTGCCGATCACGATCCCGCCGCAGCAGCTTGCGCGCGACCGCGGCTTCGTCAGCCAGGTGCACGCAGCTCAGACCTCGGGCCGGCAGATCGTCACCGAGCAGCGCGACTTCCGCCGCGCCAACCCGGCGGCTATCAGCCGTATTCCGCGGCCGGCGCAGCCGCCGCAACAGCAACAATTGCGGCCGAACACCGCGCCGGGCCAACAACAGCCGCAGCGGCCGAACGGCCAGCCGGGTCAGAACAACCGTCCGGGTCAGCAGCAGCAGCCGGGAACACCGAACCGCCAGGGAACGCAACCCGGCACGCAGACGCCGCAGCGGCAGGGACAAGGCGGCGCTGTGCAACCGGGCACGCCGCGCGCGGGCCAGGGGCAGCAACAAGGTCAGGGTCCCGGACAGCCGGCCGGCCAGCCGCGCACCGGACAAGGCACGCAGCCCGGCGGCGCATCACCGACGCAACAAGGCGCCACGCCGCAAACGCCGCGCACGGGATTGCAGCCCGGACAGCCCGGCGCGCAACCAGCGGTCCAGCCGCAACAAGGCGGCGTGCAGCGTCAACCCGGCTTGCAGCAGCGCCTGCCAGGTGCACAGCGCCCCGCCGCGGCGCGCAAACCCGCGCTGGCTCCGAAAGAGAAGAAGAGGCGGTAG